One part of the Streptomyces lienomycini genome encodes these proteins:
- a CDS encoding exodeoxyribonuclease VII small subunit, which translates to MTSEVEQPTAMSEALGYEQARDELIEVVRRLEAGGTTLEESLALWERGEELAKVCRRRLDGARARLDAALADETDTGDTRDTEDAQDA; encoded by the coding sequence ATGACCAGCGAGGTGGAGCAGCCGACGGCGATGTCCGAGGCGCTCGGGTACGAGCAGGCGCGGGACGAGCTGATCGAGGTCGTCCGGCGGCTGGAGGCCGGCGGTACGACGCTGGAGGAGTCCCTCGCCCTGTGGGAGCGGGGCGAGGAGCTGGCGAAGGTCTGCCGCCGCCGGCTGGACGGCGCCCGTGCCCGCCTGGACGCGGCGCTGGCGGACGAGACGGACACGGGGGACACGAGGGACACGGAGGACGCGCAGGACGCGTAG
- the xseA gene encoding exodeoxyribonuclease VII large subunit has protein sequence MAANSTPESPLPVGEVSRLIGGWIDRLGAVWVEGQITQLSRRPGAGVVFLTLRDPSYDISVSVTCYRQVFDAVADVVGEGARVVVHAKPEWYAPRGQLSLRAAEIKPVGVGELLARLEQLKKALAREGLFAAERKRPLPFLPRLIGLVCGRASAAERDVLENARHRWPAVRFEVRNVPVQGVHAVPQVVRAVKELDARDDVDVIVVARGGGSVEDLLPFSDEQLVRAVAACRTPVVSAIGHEPDSPLLDLVADLRASTPTDAAKKVVPDVGEEYERVRLLRDRARRCVAAFVDREERGLAHALARPSIQDPHRMIEERAEQVTALLDRGRRSLRHHLDRADSELTHTHARVVALSPAATLKRGYAVLQRADGHAVRDPGEVEPGETLRARVSEGDFSVRVDA, from the coding sequence ATGGCTGCCAACTCGACTCCCGAAAGTCCCCTGCCCGTGGGGGAGGTGTCCCGGCTGATCGGCGGCTGGATCGACCGGCTCGGCGCGGTCTGGGTCGAGGGGCAGATCACGCAGTTGTCGCGGCGTCCGGGCGCCGGTGTGGTGTTCCTGACGCTGCGCGACCCGTCGTACGACATCTCCGTGAGCGTGACCTGCTACCGGCAGGTGTTCGACGCGGTGGCGGACGTGGTGGGCGAGGGCGCGCGGGTGGTCGTGCACGCCAAGCCGGAGTGGTATGCGCCACGGGGGCAGCTGTCGCTGCGGGCGGCCGAGATCAAGCCGGTGGGTGTCGGGGAGCTGCTGGCGCGGCTGGAGCAGCTGAAGAAGGCCCTCGCGCGCGAGGGGCTGTTCGCGGCGGAGCGCAAGAGGCCGCTGCCGTTCCTGCCGCGGCTGATCGGGCTGGTGTGCGGGCGGGCGTCGGCGGCCGAGCGGGACGTGCTGGAGAACGCCCGGCACCGCTGGCCCGCCGTCCGCTTCGAGGTGCGCAACGTGCCGGTGCAGGGTGTGCACGCGGTGCCGCAGGTGGTGCGGGCGGTGAAGGAGCTGGACGCGCGGGACGACGTGGACGTGATCGTCGTCGCGCGCGGCGGCGGCAGCGTGGAGGACCTGCTGCCGTTCTCCGACGAGCAGCTGGTGCGGGCGGTCGCCGCCTGCCGTACGCCGGTCGTCTCGGCGATCGGGCACGAGCCGGACAGCCCGCTCCTCGACCTGGTCGCCGACCTGCGCGCCTCCACGCCGACCGACGCCGCGAAGAAGGTGGTACCGGACGTCGGCGAGGAGTACGAGCGGGTACGGCTGCTGCGGGACCGGGCGCGGCGGTGCGTGGCGGCGTTCGTCGACCGCGAGGAGCGGGGGCTGGCCCACGCGCTGGCCCGGCCGTCGATACAGGATCCGCACCGGATGATCGAGGAGCGGGCCGAACAGGTGACGGCCCTCCTCGACCGGGGGCGCCGCTCGCTGCGGCACCACCTCGACCGGGCCGACTCCGAGCTGACGCACACGCACGCGCGCGTGGTGGCCCTCTCCCCCGCCGCGACCCTCAAGCGCGGGTACGCCGTGCTCCAGCGGGCCGACGGCCACGCGGTCCGCGACCCCGGCGAGGTGGAGCCGGGCGAGACGCTGCGCGCTCGGGTGTCCGAGGGTGATTTCTCCGTACGAGTCGACGCATAG
- a CDS encoding APC family permease: MSQNGHDGHKGQTGATAAPGAGAEQQLRRSLGFRDLVVYGLLFIAPMAPVGVFGTLDAKSHGAVALVYIVATVAMAFTAFSYAQMVRVVPQAGSVFAYARAGLGNGAGFIAGWMAMLDYVLIPAVAYLFSGIAMEALVPEVSRWVWTAIAVVVTTLLNLWGVRTAARVGFLVLAMEIVVLIVFVVAAIVVLARDGAARDWLSPLSGDGTQGAFALSAVVGAVSVAVLSYLGFDAIATFAEEVTGGSAKVARALLFCLALAGVLFVAQTYLVALLEPVSSAQLAAEPERQGSAFYDAVDTSVGTWLHDLVAVSKAIGAAFAALAGQAAAGRLLFAMGRDRRLPKVLSRTDAGVPRVALLVSAVITMAAAVWAARRDDGLDHLVSVVDVGALTAFTLLHASVVGWFAVRRGAGAVSWWRHLLVPVLGAAITIAVIVEASGAAQVVGAIWLAVGLVVLAVQWRGRRETDPAGV, from the coding sequence ATGTCGCAGAACGGTCATGACGGTCACAAGGGGCAGACCGGTGCGACGGCTGCCCCGGGGGCCGGTGCGGAACAGCAGCTGAGGCGCAGCCTGGGCTTCAGGGACCTGGTCGTCTACGGGCTGCTGTTCATCGCGCCCATGGCGCCGGTCGGCGTGTTCGGCACGCTGGACGCCAAGTCGCACGGCGCGGTGGCCCTCGTCTACATCGTGGCCACGGTCGCGATGGCGTTCACCGCGTTCAGCTACGCCCAGATGGTGCGGGTGGTCCCCCAGGCGGGGTCGGTGTTCGCGTACGCGCGTGCGGGGCTCGGCAACGGGGCCGGGTTCATCGCCGGCTGGATGGCGATGCTGGACTACGTCCTGATCCCGGCGGTGGCGTATCTGTTCTCCGGCATCGCCATGGAGGCGCTGGTCCCCGAGGTGTCGCGGTGGGTGTGGACGGCGATCGCGGTGGTCGTCACGACGCTGCTCAACCTGTGGGGGGTGCGTACGGCTGCCCGGGTGGGCTTCCTGGTGCTCGCCATGGAGATCGTCGTACTGATCGTGTTCGTGGTCGCGGCGATCGTGGTGCTGGCACGGGACGGGGCCGCGCGCGACTGGCTGTCGCCGCTGTCCGGGGACGGCACGCAGGGGGCGTTCGCGCTGTCGGCGGTGGTCGGCGCGGTGTCGGTGGCGGTGCTGTCGTACCTGGGCTTCGACGCGATCGCCACGTTCGCGGAGGAGGTCACCGGAGGGTCGGCGAAGGTCGCGCGTGCGCTGCTGTTCTGCCTGGCGCTGGCCGGTGTGCTGTTCGTGGCGCAGACGTACCTGGTGGCGCTCCTCGAACCGGTGTCCTCGGCTCAGCTGGCGGCGGAGCCGGAGCGGCAGGGGTCGGCGTTCTACGACGCCGTGGACACGTCGGTGGGCACGTGGCTGCACGACCTGGTGGCGGTGAGCAAGGCGATCGGCGCGGCGTTCGCGGCGCTGGCCGGGCAGGCGGCGGCCGGGCGGCTGCTGTTCGCGATGGGCCGCGACCGGAGGCTGCCGAAGGTGCTGTCGCGGACGGACGCCGGGGTGCCGCGGGTGGCGCTGCTGGTGTCGGCGGTGATCACCATGGCGGCGGCGGTGTGGGCGGCCCGCCGGGACGACGGTCTCGACCATCTGGTCTCGGTGGTCGACGTCGGCGCGCTGACCGCGTTCACGCTGCTGCACGCGAGCGTGGTGGGCTGGTTCGCGGTCCGGCGCGGCGCGGGCGCGGTGAGCTGGTGGCGGCATCTGCTGGTGCCGGTGCTCGGTGCGGCGATCACGATCGCGGTGATCGTGGAGGCGTCGGGGGCCGCGCAGGTGGTCGGGGCGATCTGGCTGGCGGTGGGTCTGGTGGTGCTGGCGGTGCAGTGGAGGGGGCGGCGGGAGACGGACCCGGCGGGGGTGTGA
- a CDS encoding 4-hydroxy-3-methylbut-2-enyl diphosphate reductase: protein MGAMTASPGRRVLLAAPRGYCAGVDRAVIAVEKALEQYGAPVYVRHEIVHNKYVVQTLEKKGAIFVERTEEVPEGNIVMFSAHGVAPVVHEEAERGKLATIDATCPLVTKVHKEAVRFANDDYDILLIGHEGHEEVIGTSGEAPDHIQLVDGPEDAAKVEVRDPSKVVWLSQTTLSVDETMETVDALKDKFPQLISPPSDDICYATQNRQLAVKQMGADADLVIVVGSRNSSNSKRLVEVAKQAGSRAAYLVDFADEIDETWLDGVTTVGVTSGASVPDVLVEQVLEWLSQRGFEDVEIVKAAEESIIFSLPKELRRDLREEAASLVAERGGSGAAGTAGA, encoded by the coding sequence ATGGGTGCCATGACTGCTTCGCCTGGCCGCCGTGTCCTGCTCGCCGCCCCCCGTGGCTACTGCGCGGGTGTGGACCGCGCCGTGATCGCCGTCGAGAAAGCCCTGGAGCAGTACGGGGCTCCGGTGTACGTCCGGCACGAGATCGTCCACAACAAGTACGTCGTCCAGACCCTGGAGAAGAAGGGCGCGATCTTCGTCGAGCGGACGGAGGAGGTCCCCGAGGGCAACATCGTGATGTTCTCCGCGCACGGCGTGGCCCCCGTCGTCCACGAGGAGGCCGAGCGCGGGAAGCTCGCCACCATCGACGCCACCTGCCCGCTCGTCACCAAGGTCCACAAGGAAGCCGTCCGCTTCGCGAACGACGACTACGACATCCTGCTCATCGGCCACGAGGGCCACGAGGAGGTCATCGGCACCTCCGGCGAGGCCCCCGACCACATCCAGCTCGTCGACGGCCCCGAGGACGCGGCGAAGGTCGAGGTCCGCGACCCGTCGAAGGTCGTCTGGCTCTCCCAGACCACCCTCTCCGTCGACGAGACCATGGAGACCGTCGACGCACTCAAGGACAAGTTCCCGCAGCTCATCTCCCCGCCGAGCGACGACATCTGCTACGCCACGCAGAACCGCCAGCTCGCGGTGAAGCAGATGGGCGCCGATGCCGACCTGGTGATCGTCGTCGGCTCCCGCAACTCCTCCAACTCCAAGCGGCTCGTCGAGGTCGCCAAGCAGGCCGGCTCCCGCGCGGCGTACCTGGTGGACTTCGCCGACGAGATCGACGAGACCTGGCTGGACGGCGTCACCACGGTCGGCGTCACCTCCGGCGCCTCCGTCCCGGACGTGCTGGTCGAGCAGGTCCTGGAATGGCTGTCGCAGCGCGGCTTCGAGGACGTGGAGATCGTCAAGGCCGCCGAGGAGTCGATCATCTTCTCGCTGCCCAAGGAGCTGCGCCGCGACCTGCGCGAGGAGGCGGCGTCCCTGGTGGCGGAGCGCGGCGGCTCGGGCGCCGCGGGTACCGCCGGAGCGTGA
- the ppgK gene encoding polyphosphate--glucose phosphotransferase → MQIFGVDIGGSGIKGAPVDLDRGDLAQERCKVLTPHPATPDGVADGVRQVVEHFGWSGPVGLTFPGVVTGGATVRTAANVDKSWVDTDARALFGERLGGLDVTVVNDADAAGVAEMHFGAGRGRKGTVILLTFGTGIGSAVFTDGVLIPNTELGHLELDGHDAEKRASSKVKDDHDMSWEHWAHRVQKYLAHVEMLFSPELFVIGGGVSRKSHKFLHYIEGIRAEIVPAQLQNNAGIVGAAMHAAG, encoded by the coding sequence ATGCAGATCTTCGGCGTGGACATCGGCGGATCCGGGATCAAGGGCGCCCCTGTGGACCTCGACAGGGGCGACCTGGCCCAGGAGCGCTGCAAGGTGCTGACCCCGCACCCGGCGACCCCCGACGGCGTGGCCGACGGGGTCAGGCAGGTCGTGGAGCACTTCGGCTGGTCCGGCCCGGTCGGCCTGACCTTCCCGGGCGTGGTGACCGGCGGCGCCACGGTGCGCACCGCGGCCAACGTCGACAAGAGCTGGGTCGACACCGACGCGCGCGCCCTGTTCGGCGAGCGGCTGGGCGGCCTGGACGTGACGGTCGTCAACGACGCGGACGCGGCGGGCGTCGCCGAGATGCACTTCGGGGCCGGCCGCGGCCGCAAGGGCACCGTCATCCTGCTCACCTTCGGCACCGGCATCGGCAGCGCGGTGTTCACCGACGGCGTCCTGATCCCCAACACCGAACTGGGGCACCTGGAGCTGGACGGCCACGACGCGGAGAAGCGGGCCTCCAGCAAGGTCAAGGACGACCACGACATGTCGTGGGAGCACTGGGCCCACCGCGTCCAGAAGTACCTGGCCCACGTCGAGATGCTGTTCTCGCCCGAGCTGTTCGTCATCGGCGGCGGAGTGAGCCGCAAGTCCCACAAGTTCCTGCACTACATCGAGGGCATACGGGCGGAGATCGTCCCCGCCCAGCTCCAGAACAACGCGGGCATCGTGGGGGCGGCGATGCACGCGGCGGGCTGA
- a CDS encoding DUF6542 domain-containing protein: MEQYGTRPAQYGPRRSRAPLPAQGRGGTAAARPPVGRGGRPVGQRAEPARPAPGPGSPAAGVVRALRAMPNPRLTGLGSGLFCAAVMLVLGFLDELLFGASLTVYGVLFVPVSLLTALWVRRGDLLTAPVVVPIAFAVGLVTVAESGDGLGGRLMGLVTALATEAGWLYGGTLVAGSTVIVRRIRLMRRRAATRNRPQV; encoded by the coding sequence GTGGAGCAATACGGGACGCGACCTGCGCAGTACGGACCGCGACGAAGCCGGGCGCCGCTGCCCGCACAGGGACGGGGCGGTACCGCCGCCGCGCGGCCGCCGGTGGGGCGGGGCGGGCGGCCGGTGGGACAGCGCGCGGAACCGGCGCGTCCTGCTCCGGGGCCCGGTTCGCCGGCGGCCGGGGTGGTGCGCGCCCTGCGGGCGATGCCCAACCCGCGGCTGACGGGTCTGGGCAGCGGCCTGTTCTGCGCGGCCGTGATGCTCGTCCTGGGCTTCCTGGACGAGCTACTGTTCGGCGCGTCCCTGACCGTGTACGGCGTGCTGTTCGTGCCGGTGAGCCTGCTGACGGCGCTCTGGGTGCGCAGGGGCGACCTGCTGACCGCCCCCGTCGTCGTGCCGATCGCCTTCGCCGTGGGGCTGGTGACGGTGGCGGAGAGCGGGGACGGTCTCGGCGGCCGGCTGATGGGGCTCGTGACGGCGCTGGCCACCGAGGCCGGGTGGCTGTACGGCGGGACGCTGGTCGCGGGCTCGACCGTGATCGTCCGCCGGATCCGGCTGATGCGGCGACGGGCCGCCACCCGCAACCGGCCCCAGGTGTGA
- the ychF gene encoding redox-regulated ATPase YchF, with translation MSLTIGIVGLPNVGKSTLFNALTKNDVLAANYPFATIEPNVGVVGVPDPRLTKLAEIFSSEKVLPATVDFVDIAGIVRGASEGEGLGNKFLANIRESDAICQVIRAFKDENVVHVDGKVSPKDDIETINTELILADLQTIEKVLPRLQKESRIKKDVAPKVKAVEEAKEILEKGDTLSSQGILQGTERAELLHDLHLLTTKPFLYVFNVDEDELTDDDFKDRQRALVAPAEAIFLNAKLEADLAELDEDEALELLQSVGQDEPGLATLAHVGFRTLGLQTYLTAGPKESRAWTIKKGATAPEAAGVIHTDFQKGFIKAEVISYDDLVATGSVPEARAKGKARMEGKDYVMQDGDVVEFRFNV, from the coding sequence GTGTCGCTCACGATCGGAATCGTCGGTCTGCCGAATGTCGGCAAGTCGACCCTTTTCAACGCCCTGACCAAGAACGACGTGCTCGCGGCCAACTACCCGTTCGCCACGATCGAGCCCAACGTCGGCGTCGTGGGCGTCCCCGACCCCCGCCTGACGAAACTGGCCGAGATCTTCTCCTCGGAGAAGGTCCTCCCGGCCACGGTCGACTTCGTCGACATCGCGGGCATCGTGCGCGGCGCGAGCGAGGGCGAGGGCCTGGGCAACAAGTTCCTGGCCAACATCCGCGAGTCCGACGCGATCTGCCAGGTCATCCGCGCCTTCAAGGACGAGAACGTCGTGCACGTCGACGGCAAGGTCTCGCCCAAGGACGACATCGAGACGATCAACACCGAGCTGATCCTCGCCGACCTCCAGACCATCGAGAAGGTCCTCCCGCGCCTCCAGAAGGAGTCCCGGATCAAGAAGGACGTCGCCCCGAAGGTCAAGGCGGTCGAGGAGGCCAAGGAGATCCTGGAGAAGGGCGACACCCTCTCCTCCCAGGGCATCCTCCAGGGCACCGAGCGCGCGGAGCTCCTCCACGACCTCCACCTCCTCACGACGAAGCCCTTCCTCTACGTCTTCAACGTCGACGAGGACGAGCTGACCGACGACGACTTCAAGGACCGGCAGCGCGCCCTCGTCGCCCCCGCCGAGGCGATCTTCCTCAACGCCAAGCTGGAGGCCGACCTCGCCGAGCTGGACGAGGACGAGGCCCTCGAACTCCTCCAGTCCGTCGGCCAGGACGAGCCCGGCCTCGCCACCCTCGCCCACGTCGGCTTCCGCACCCTCGGCCTGCAGACCTACCTCACGGCAGGCCCCAAGGAATCCCGCGCCTGGACCATCAAGAAGGGCGCCACCGCTCCCGAGGCCGCCGGTGTCATCCACACCGACTTCCAGAAGGGCTTCATCAAGGCCGAGGTCATCTCCTACGACGACCTGGTCGCCACCGGCTCGGTGCCGGAGGCCCGCGCCAAGGGCAAGGCGCGCATGGAGGGCAAGGACTACGTGATGCAGGACGGGGACGTGGTGGAGTTCCGCTTCAACGTGTAG
- a CDS encoding PIN domain-containing protein — protein MARRRLSHEGTLVLDSEGLSKLLADDEPVVALIAEARSRGMEVVISALTLIEAVHVRTNKSRLNWVLSGLRVVPVGDEEARAASELLMGAGLHGHKYAIDAAVAEAALRQHRPLVMLTSDTDDMAKLCGERVRLVAV, from the coding sequence GTGGCCCGCCGCAGGCTGAGTCACGAGGGGACGCTGGTCCTCGACAGCGAGGGACTCTCGAAACTGCTCGCCGACGACGAGCCGGTGGTGGCTCTGATCGCTGAAGCGCGCTCGCGCGGCATGGAGGTCGTGATCAGTGCGCTCACCCTCATCGAAGCCGTCCACGTCCGTACGAACAAGTCCCGCTTGAACTGGGTGCTTTCCGGGCTGCGGGTCGTTCCGGTAGGTGACGAGGAGGCGAGGGCCGCGTCGGAGTTGCTGATGGGTGCCGGGTTGCACGGACACAAGTACGCGATCGATGCGGCCGTCGCCGAGGCCGCGCTGCGACAGCACCGCCCCCTGGTCATGCTGACCTCCGATACTGACGACATGGCCAAGCTGTGCGGCGAGCGGGTCCGGCTGGTCGCGGTGTGA